Part of the Oncorhynchus keta strain PuntledgeMale-10-30-2019 chromosome 31, Oket_V2, whole genome shotgun sequence genome, AGTAACCTTTCAATGTCATTCTGAGACATTCTAAGAGGACATTCTAAGAAGACAATCTAaaaggacacagagagacattATGTACCGTCCCAAATTTGAGCATTGTCTGAAATAGGAATGAGAAAAATCTAAATATTTTTGTAGTCTCTTTGATAAACGGATGTTTAAAAATGCTATATGGGTAATACAAAAGGCCAACACACAACACAGTATTAACAGGAGTAGCCTTTGGCCAGAATGTATTGATTCAATGCAGTCTAATAGGTTCCCTCGAatagagatacactacatgaccaaaagtatgcttgttgaacatctcattccaaaatcatgggcattaacttggagttggtccccccttttgcTGTAGGCTCGTCACGATATCAACATTTTACAAACGATACGATACCAGGCCAAGTATCACGATGCCactcaggctcccgagtggcgcagaagtctaaggcactgcatctcagtgctagaggcttcactacagacaccctggttggAATCCAGGTGGTTTCACAACTGtccttgattgggagtcccatagagtggCGCACAATCTTTTTATTTCATGTTATTtaacctttctttaactaggcaagtcagttcaaaACAAATatagtccgggtttggccggtgtaggccctcattgtaaacaagaatttattctgaactgacttgcctagttaaataaaggtaaaaaaaaaatatatatatatatattttcccacGGTGGAAAAAAATCTGTGGCATAGCATCCTTTTTGCACAGCCCCCGGGACGCTTGTTCACGTCTTCTAAACGTTCTCCAAAAACCTGTCACTGAAATTCACACTGCTACTCAATACAAAACATTGAATTTAACTTCACACTTTTTAGTGTATAATAGAATACTGCATAGAATGGCTGATTTACTCCTATTCACAAAGCCCTACCTGTGGTTTGGCTGGAGGAACGGGAGGAAGGAATAAAcatgcataatgatctgcatgtcagAGTCAGCAAGGTGAAAACACTACATGAAACCTTCTTTACTCTTCAGttaacgcacacacactctccctcccttcctcacacactctgtctccctcactctcataaacacacacacatacacatcactctctctcacacaaacacacatacagcgcagtattcacaccccttcacttttcccacattttgttacattacagccatattctaaaattgattcaattgtttttttcccctcatcaatatacacaccccataatgacatagcaaaaacaataatttttttttgtgtgcaaatttattacaaataactgaaatatcatatttatataagtattcagactctttactcagtactttgctaaAGCACCTTAGGCAGTGATTACcttctcgagtcttcttgggtatgacactccaagcttggtacacctgtatttggggagtttgtcccattcttctctgcagatcctctcaagctctgtcaggttggaaggggagtTTCGCTGTACAGCtatcttcaggtctctccagagatgttatatcgggttcaagtccggactctggctgggccactcaaggacattcagagacttgtcctgaagccactcctgcgttgtcttcactttgtgcttagggtcattatcctgttggaaggtgaaccttcgccccagtctgaggagcaggttttcatcaaggacctctctgtattttgctccattcgtcttttcctcgatcctgactcaatcctgactagtctcacagtccccgctgctgaaaaacatccccacagcatgatgctgacaccaacatgcttgaccgttgggatggtattggccaggggatgagcggtgcctggtttcctccagatgttatggttggcattcaggcctaagtgttcaatcttggttacaccggaccagacaatcttgtttctcatggtctgagagtcctttaggtgccttttggcaaactccaagcaggctgtcatgtgtattttattgaggagtggcttctgtctggcctctctaccataaagacctgattggtggagtgctgcagagatggttgtccttctggaaggttctctcatctccacagaggaactctggagctctgtcagagtgaccatcgggctcttggtcacctacctgaccaaggcccttctctcctgattgctcagtttggctgggcggccagctcaaAGAAGAATCCtggcggttccaaacttcttctattaaagaatgatgggggccactgtgttcttggggaccttcaatgctgcagaaatgttttagtatccttccccaaatctgtgcctcaacacaatcctgtctctgagctctacggacaattccttccacctaatagcttggtttttgccctgactgcactgtcaactgtgggacctgtatatagacaggtgcctttccaaatcatgtccaatcgtttgaatttaccacaggtggaatccaatcaagttgtagaaaaatctcaaggatgatcaacgtaaacaggatgtacagtatctgaactcaatttcgagtctcatagcaaagggtctgaatgcttttgcaaataaggtatttctgtgttttattttgtatacatttgcattatggggtattgtgtgtagatgtatgaggatttttatttatttaatccattttagactaaggctgtaatgtaacaaaatgtggaaaaagtgaaggggtgtcacgccctgaccatagaaagctaTTTATACACTATGTTGGTTGGGGTGTGATAGTGaatagggtgggtcatctaggtgaattgtatttctatggtggcTTGATATGGTTCCTAATCAGATGCAGTTtatcgttgtctcggattggggatcatatttaggtagccatttttcctcattgtgtttgtgggatcttgtctacagttAGTTGCCTGTGTGCACACCAGTAGCTTCACATTTCCTCATTTGTGCTTTTGTGTTTGTTTAGTGAGTTTCTATTaattaaaatatgtggaactctacgcatGCTGCACCATGGTCTACTCCTTTTGACAAGCgtgacaaggggtctgaatactttccgaatgcactgtaggcacTCTGCTCTCAACTTTTAAAACATTAGGCACCAAACATCATTTAAGGAGCACCAGAAATAAATTGATTTTGTTTATAGTTTAGGCTTCCATTAGGCCAATATGAACCCTACCTTTTGAAACACATCTCATGAGTAGCAGACCCTTTTCCTTTCTTCCTGTGCCAGTCAAATTTGCCTAAACCTACTGGCAAGTTAGCacgttgttagctagctagttaacatgactgaacaacGTATTTTGTTATCAAACTAATAATTAGCGACCGGGATTAGTTTGTTAAATTCTATTTAAAAAAGGCATCTTCTCTTAACAGTTTAGGCTAGAGACAAGCCGTTTTCTTTGCTGTAAAGCTGCAGACATGCCTGTGGCGTGCTCCATTTCCCCTCTCTGACGCTCAGAGGCTGCATGACAGTGAACTTCCAAAGTCTACTCAGTCTGGTCTGTGCCCTAGGTTATAACAGGCAATGAAATTATACAATATATTAACATTGCTTGCTTTGTGCGCAGCTCCAATGTAACACATCTAACAAGAGAACACTCACCAGAGTTTGGGTCTGCATCCCCGCTGATATGCACATGAAAGTTTAGAAGCAAAACTGACTTCACAAACATTTCATAACAGACGCTAGCAGGTTTTTTATATCGGTGGGTTTAAAAAGTCAGTAGTATCATATGAAAATGTACTACAGTATTCTAAAATGTTGGTATTATAAGTATCATAATATTTCTGTGTTACCAGTATACCTTGCAGCACTtctttgctgttataacagcctccactcttctgggaaggctttccactagatgttggaacattgctgtggggacttgcttccattcagcaacaagagcattagtgaggtcgagcactgatgttgggtggttaggcctggctcgcagtcggcgttccaattcatcccaaagttgttcgatggggttgaggtcagggcctgtgcaggccagtcaagttcttccacatcgatctcgacaaaccatttttgtaaggacctcgctttgtgcacaggggcattgtcatggtgaaacaggaaagggccttcctcaaactgttgccacaaagttggaagcacagaatgatctagaatgtcattgcatgctgtagtgttacgatttcccttcactggaactaaggggccaagcccaaaccatgaaaaacagccccagaccattaatcctcctccaccaaactttacagttggcaccatgcattggggcaggtagcgttctcctggcagtTGCCAAGCCGAGATTCGTCCGtcggattgccagatggtgaagcgtgattattctctccagagaacgtgtttacactgctccagagttcagtGGCGGCGAGCGTTACACCACTCCAActaacacttggcattgcgcatggtaatgttaggcttgtgtgcggctgctcggccatggaaacccatttcatgaagctcccggcaaacagttcttgtgcttaCTTTGCTTtgagaggcagtttggaactcggtaatgagtgttgcaaccaaggacagccgatttttacatgcttcagcactcggcatcCTGTTCTGTAAGCTTGTGGGACCTACCACTTCGAGGCTGAGCCGTTGTTTATCCTATACATTTCCACTTCGCAATAACAACACTTTGACTAACAgactttttggaaaggtggcatcctatgacggtaccatgctaaaagtcactgagctcttcaataagaccattctactgccaatgtttgtgtatggagattgtatacacctgtggctgaaatagccgaatccacaaatttgaaggggtgtcaatGTACTTTAGTATATATAGTGCACCTTGTCTATATGGCTCTATTGTTATAAATAAATGACAACTGTATAGAAAATCACACACAGATCTATAAGTGTCCCTCCCAAGCCAGTTTTGGAGTAAAAAGAAACATGACAACCGTCAGATTGAGATCATGCTCACCTCACAGAGAGGGAGGTGCCTTAAATACAATATAATGCTTTGGAATATTCCACATCTATTCCCAACTCAAAGAGACAGCTATCATAGCTCAGAGATCAGAACTCACTACTGGTGATGTCAGtggcactctgtctctctgtctgtcaaaacaaatacaatttaaatgtatttgtcacatgctttgtcaACAACAGGTTttgtcttcctgcctgcctgcctgcctgcctgcctgtgtgatCATGTGCTTCTCATTTGGAGTAGTGTGGAAAGTAAATGAAAACACATAGCCTTGAAAAAGGCTAACACAGTGAACTGAACAACAGAGTCAAGAACCTAAGGCTCACACCTCTATGGTGGCTCCTCAGAGGGGACACATGACTGAACCTCTGCACATTATTGGCATGGTGACATGCTGCTATCTGGGACTATTTATATCCCCGCGGCATCTGCGGAGGAATACGTATACAGTTCTTCACaagtcataatacaataatgtGAGTGGTTATATACTAGTTAGAGGGACCATCAGTGACATATTGAAGACCTGACATGAGACTGAGGTGGTTACCACCATGAAGGACTGATAAAACTGTGAGATAAAGTCCATTCTGTGCTGTCCATGTCTATGTGTGTATTGTGTCCAACATATGTGTGTTCCATTGTTGTACGTTCAAGCACAATAGCATTCCATGCAACCAGAATAGTTTTAACACATTTATTACTGATGATAACACAACTTTTCCACAATGTTCAAAACTGACCATATAGTGCAATCTAATTGATTGGAAGACTGCATACCTGCATACCCAGTGAtgtaaaatactttaaagtactacctACATAGTTTTTTctttggtatctgtactttactttactatttatgtaTATTTTTGACAATgtatacttttacttcactacattcctaaagaaaatcatgtactttttactccatacattttccccgacactcaaaagtactcattacatttggaatgcttagcagtacaggaaaatggtccaagtCACGCATTTATCAAGACAACGTTCCTGGTCATatgtactgcctctgatctggcagaccaACTAAACAAAAgtactttgtttgtaaattacgtCTGAGTGTAAGAGGGCACTCCTGGCTATGTGTAAAACAAATATGTAATAAAAATATgagtgccgtctggtttgctatataaaaggaatttgaaatgatttatacttttacttttgatacttaagtatatttttgagATTACattgacttttgatacttaagtatatttaaaaccaaatactttaagacttttactcaagtaggattttactgggtgactcacttttacttgagtcctttcatattaaggtatctttacttttactcaagtatgacaattgggtaccttCCACATATCTCAGCTACATAGTCTACAGAACCAGTGGCCACAGGGAAAGGGTTGTCGTAGACTCACACAAGAGACAGTCAGGGTGGGCTATCCAAAGGGTAAAGCtgacacacaggtacaacacacacataagACATTCCCTCCACAAAAACCCTGCTCTCTTCTTTGCACAACATCTCTTTAAAATAGTATtgagacagtgacacatttttggtttgttttggctctgtaccccagcactttggatttgaaatgatatcATGACTGTGAGGTTGACGTGCAGAGTGTCATATTTAATTTGAGGATATTTttatccatatcgggtgaaccatttagaaattacagcactttttcaACATAGTTCCCCCATTATAAGGCACCAAAAGTATTACGACAAATGTACttgtatgtgtattaaagtagtaagacgttaagtatttggtcccatattcatagcacacaatgacaacatcaagcttgtgactctacacatttattggatgcatttgctgtttgttttggttgtgtttcagatgattttgCGCCCAATACATAGGAATGGTAAATCATGGATtgtgtctgtaactttctcattcatcattattcacgattcattcaggattatccgtaatcatggtagcatccacattaatgcaGAAATGTTTAGAAACACATtttattcttattttacaattaaagtgactccaaaatgacacgaTACATTATTGACCATTCAtttatattgggcacaaaataatctgaaacacaaccaaaacaaacaacaaatgcattaaaaaacattgtagagtcacaagcttgatgtagtcattgtgtgcgaTGAATACACATATAAGTGCATTTGTCCAAATGGGGGGACTATTTACAAAAagtgctgtcatttctaaacggttcacccgatatggatgaaaaataacctcaaaataataataataataataataatatatgccatttagcagacgcttttatccaaagcgacttacagtcatgtgtgcatacattctacgtatgggtggtcccggggattgaacccactgccctggcgttacaagcgccatgctctaccaactgagctacagaaggaccacaataatAAAGCTGACAGTCAGCACTTTAAAACCATAGTCATtgaatcatttcaaatccaaagtgtacagagccaaaacaacacattccactgcCCCTATACAAATGGAACACACTGTATTACTATAATATGAATGCATCATCACTGACACAACTCCGGTGCATAGCTTAGACTTAAACAAAAGTGTGGTATGTAAGTATGCCTGCATGCACTGACACAAGCACGCTCATGCTGGAACACTCAAAACGTACACTACTCTTACTTGTTACAAACCATCTAAGGGTCTTTGAGCATTTGACCATATCCGCTGACAAGCCACTCTGAAGATGGGGAGCAtgcataaaaaatataaatacatcTCAAAGAATGTATGTAATTCTAAACAAATAAGCAATGCATATTGTGGGATCTGGAGGGATGTGAGTTGTGTCTGTGTCAGAGTCATACCACAGCATAGCAGGCCAGCTGAGTCAACATCGCACCACCTCTACTGATCCTCCACTGGAACACTTTAGACAGCTACTCAGACATCCTTCTCTCTATTGTTTATGCAGTGAAAACAGGTGTTAGCTGGCTGCCAGCATAACTGTAAAACAATTAATGGAGCTATAAAACACAGTATAAAAAATGAACATACAATTCAGTATTCTGGAAAAGTCAGAGACGCACAATTATAGTACATGATCAAACGCTTTAGTAGTATCCCAGCATCATTGAACTTCAGTTTCTGTACTGTCATGGCTGCTCTCTGTTGGACAAATAGTAGAACTGCGACTGAACAAACCAAGGCAAAACAAATCTAAAAGCTTATGGGAGAGAATATGATATATGGGACTTTTGTAAGAAGTTTTCAAAATGCAACATTTTGTTTAATTTGCTATGTTTAGCTACATTTAATAAGATAAAAAACACAGGAAACTGATGCCAGTATCAGATACTGCATACTGCTAGATAAGCAAATAATAGAACAGTAAAACAAAATAGAAATTACAATCAAAATTCTGcctatgcaaaaaaaaaacaaagtgCCACCTTTAAGAAGTTGAATAAGTAAATACAACAGTATTGAAAGGTGTGTGTTTAATCCTTTGTCACCATTGTGGTGACGTCATCCTCACGATCTTTCCCCCCTgttcacacaaacacagaaaagAGAAGAGAACCATATGAACGTCACGCTGCATCATTCTCTGTTAGGGCTGAAGGAGAGAGGTACTTACTGAAACAGAGCTGGAACCTCTCAGATCTCCTGAGCACAGTGTATGACAGACCAAAGACGATGAGGATACCAAAGAAACCACCAATGACGCAGCCAATGAGGGTGGCAAAGTAACTGCCGTCCTCTGAAAATGTATCcgaagaggacagacagacaaacaggatagagagacagacgggatagacagacaggatagataggaaagacagacagacagacaaacagaatagagagacagacgggatagacagacaggatagataggaaagacagacagacagacaggatagataggaaagacagacagacagacaaacaggatagagagacagacgggatagacagacaggatagataggaaagacagacagacagacaaacagaatagagagacagacgggatagacagacaggatagataggaaagacagacagacagacagacagacaggatagataggaaagacagacagacagacaaacagaatagagagacagacgggatagacagacaggatagataggaaagacagacagacagacaaacaggatagagacagacgggatagacagacaggatagacaggaaagacagagagacagacaaacaggatagagagacagacgggatagacagacaggatagacaggaaagacagacagacagacaaacagaatagagagacagacgggatagacagacaggatagacaggaaagacagacagacagacaaacaggatagagagacagacaggatagacagacaggatagacaggaaagacagagagacagacaaacaggatagagagacagacgggatagacagacaggatagacaggaaagacagacagacagacaaacagaatagagagacagacgggatagacagacaggatagacaggaaagacagacagacagacaggatagagagacagacaggatagacaggaaagacagacagacagacaaacaggatagagagacagacgggatagacagacaggatagacaggaaagacagacagacagacagacagacaggatagataggaaagacagacagacagacaaacagaatagagagacagacgggatagacagacaggatagataggaaagacagacagacagacaaacaggatagagacagacgggatagacagacaggatagacaggaaagacagagagacagacaaacaggatagagagacagacgggatagacagacaggatagacaggaaagacagacagacagacaaacagaatagagagacagacgggatagacagacaggatagacaggaaagacagacagacagacagacaggatagagagacagacaggatagacagacaggatagacaggaaagacagagagacagacaaacaggatagagagacagacgggatagacagacaggatagacaggaaagacagacagacagacaaacagaatagagagacagacgggatagacagacaggatagacaggaaagacagacagacagacaggatagagagacagacaggatagacaggaaagacagacagacagacaaacaggatagagagacagacgggatagacagacaggatagacaggaaagacagacagacagacaaacaggatagagagacagacgggatagacagacaggatagacaggaaagacagacagacagacaaacaggatagagagacagacgggatagacagacaggatagacaggaaagacagacagacagacagacaggatagagagacagacaggatagacaggacagacagacaaacaggatagagagacagacgggatagacaggacagacagacagacagtatagagagacagacaggatagacaggacagacaaacaggatagagagacagacaggatagacaggaaagacagacaaacaggatagagagacagacgggatagacagacaggatagacaggacagacagacaaacaggatagagagacagacgggatagacagacaggatagacaggaaagacagacagacaaacaggatagagagacagacgggatagacagacaggatagacaggaaagacagacaggatagacaggaaagacagacagacagacaaacaggatagagagacagacgggatagacagacaggatagacaggaaagacagacagacagacagaatagagagacagacaggatagacaggacagacagacaaacaggatagagagacagacgggatagacaggacagacagacagacaggatagagagacagacaggatagacaggacagacaaacaggatagagagacagacaggatagacaggaaagacagacaaacaggatagagagacagacgggatagacagacaggatagacagacagacaaacaggatagagagacagacgggatagccagacaggatagacaggaaagacagacagacaaacaggatagagagacagacgggacagacagacaggatagacaggaaagacagacaggatagacaggaaagacagacagacagacagacaaacaggatagagagacagacgggatagacagacaggacagacagacaaacaggatagagagacagacgggatagacagacaggatagacatgaaagacagacagacagacaaacaggatagagagacagacgggatagacagacaggatagacaggaaagacagacagacaaacaggatagagagacagaagggatagacagacaggatagacaggaaagacagacagacagacaaagagattATGGTTAGCTAATGATGACAACGTCAAATACCATATGCTCAGGGAAGGTGTATTAGAGAGATGTATTTACCGTACACCCAGAGGTATCCATCCACTAGTGGTCGTCCTGAGCTCTCACATACCACACGTGTGTGGTTGTCAGAGCGGGATGTCCCACTGATAAGCCATATTGCAAAGAGCTCCTTACCTGTGTTATCACAGTACCCTTTTattgactgagggagagggagaggaggggggagagattaTATCTTATCTCATCTGGTGATGCATAAAGACTCCAATTAGCAAGTAATAAAGAGGCAATGAAAGTCATAGTTTTGCACTCCAACAGGCCTGCTGAATTGAGCTACTGTATGGATTTCTCAGT contains:
- the LOC127914322 gene encoding uncharacterized protein LOC127914322, with the protein product MSVCGMTGPGLGLSVFLLALLHLQCSALNNYTTLPNNVSVAVGKPAAFQCGVSPPRQLNFTLYGSHGNRTLICPGDHTEYLAAQSIKGYCDNTGKELFAIWLISGTSRSDNHTRVVCESSGRPLVDGYLWVYEDGSYFATLIGCVIGGFFGILIVFGLSYTVLRRSERFQLCFRGKDREDDVTTMVTKD